From the Clostridiales bacterium FE2011 genome, one window contains:
- a CDS encoding VanZ family protein, with amino-acid sequence MNTILDFVYNHNGLIVLLWMLLTAVLLFRRLDAANRILQGFTLVLWLAATAFLTFFERSPVMDVRYNLIPFQEDSIYNVKSNVLLFIPLVPALCALFSRLKVRTALIAGILASLAVELVQLVSHRGICDIDDLLENSLGVLIGAAFLLLIRKLRK; translated from the coding sequence ATGAATACCATTCTTGATTTTGTCTATAACCATAACGGCCTCATCGTACTCCTCTGGATGCTGCTGACCGCCGTACTGCTGTTCAGGCGGCTGGACGCCGCGAACCGGATCCTGCAGGGGTTCACCCTGGTTCTCTGGCTGGCGGCAACAGCCTTCCTCACCTTTTTCGAGCGATCGCCCGTCATGGATGTGCGTTATAATCTCATTCCTTTTCAGGAAGACAGTATCTATAACGTCAAAAGCAACGTCCTTCTCTTTATACCGCTCGTTCCCGCGCTGTGTGCCCTTTTTAGCAGGCTGAAGGTTCGTACCGCCTTGATTGCCGGCATCCTGGCTTCCCTGGCTGTCGAACTGGTTCAGCTCGTCAGCCATCGCGGGATCTGCGATATCGACGATCTTTTGGAGAACAGCCTGGGCGTCCTCATCGGCGCCGCGTTTCTTCTTCTCATCCGGAAGCTGCGTAAATAA
- a CDS encoding HD domain-containing protein, with product MNCNLILPSAVSNLLSRLTRAGFSAYVVGGCVRDALLGIAPHDWDICTSALPEQMQEVFHDLHTVETGLKHGTLTVVVNHEPYEVTTFRVDGDYTDHRHPDSVCFVDNLTEDLARRDFTVNAMAWSPDTGLADPFNGQQDLADNLIRCVGEAEKRFDEDALRILRALRFASVYDFAIEPATSAALRKMAPDLSRVAGERIREELLKLLCGKAAGRILREYPEVLAEIIPEIRPMIGYDQQNHHHSYDLWEHTVRGIEGVPAEPILRLTMLLHDTGKIAARTTDEKGEGHYKGHQKYSEQIARKTAEALHLDNASRERLCNLVLHHDIPLRTESGAINTDRSFLLRRLNRFGEEDLRTLFLIHRSDRVATGYTTQEREDARLKERMAALDALLAEQPCFTLKDLAVNGRDLIAAGLKGKAVGEALQALLEAVMDGKVPNEKDALLSEIRK from the coding sequence ATGAATTGTAATTTGATTCTCCCATCTGCTGTTTCCAATCTGCTGTCCCGCTTGACGCGGGCTGGCTTCTCTGCGTATGTTGTCGGCGGCTGTGTCCGGGATGCGCTCCTTGGCATTGCTCCCCATGACTGGGATATCTGTACCTCCGCCCTGCCGGAACAGATGCAGGAAGTTTTTCATGATCTGCACACCGTGGAAACCGGCCTGAAGCACGGCACCCTGACCGTGGTGGTCAACCATGAACCTTATGAAGTTACCACCTTCCGGGTGGACGGAGATTATACCGATCACCGTCATCCGGATTCCGTCTGTTTTGTGGACAACCTGACTGAGGACCTTGCCCGGCGGGACTTCACCGTCAACGCCATGGCCTGGTCTCCCGATACCGGACTCGCCGATCCTTTCAATGGACAGCAGGATCTCGCAGATAACCTGATCCGCTGCGTCGGCGAGGCGGAAAAGCGTTTTGACGAGGATGCCCTGCGCATTCTACGCGCCCTGCGCTTTGCTTCTGTCTATGACTTTGCGATCGAACCTGCCACCTCCGCCGCCCTGCGGAAGATGGCGCCGGATCTTTCCCGTGTCGCCGGAGAGCGGATCCGGGAGGAACTGCTGAAGCTGCTCTGCGGCAAGGCTGCCGGACGGATCCTCCGGGAATACCCGGAAGTGCTGGCGGAAATCATTCCGGAAATCCGGCCCATGATCGGCTACGACCAGCAGAACCATCATCACAGCTATGATCTTTGGGAGCACACCGTCCGCGGGATTGAAGGCGTTCCGGCCGAACCCATCCTGCGTCTCACCATGCTCCTGCATGATACCGGCAAAATCGCTGCCCGCACCACAGATGAAAAGGGTGAAGGGCATTACAAAGGACACCAGAAATATTCAGAACAGATTGCCCGGAAAACCGCCGAAGCCCTGCATCTGGATAATGCCTCCCGGGAACGGCTGTGCAACCTGGTGCTGCACCATGATATTCCCCTGCGGACTGAAAGCGGGGCCATCAATACGGATCGTTCCTTCCTCCTGCGGCGGCTGAACCGTTTCGGGGAAGAAGATCTCCGGACGCTCTTCCTCATCCATCGTTCCGACCGGGTCGCCACCGGCTATACCACACAGGAGCGGGAGGATGCCCGGCTGAAGGAGCGCATGGCCGCCCTGGACGCCCTCCTGGCAGAGCAGCCCTGCTTCACCCTGAAAGACCTGGCGGTCAACGGCCGGGATCTGATTGCCGCCGGCCTGAAAGGCAAAGCTGTCGGCGAAGCCCTGCAGGCGCTGCTGGAGGCTGTCATGGATGGCAAAGTACCGAATGAGAAAGATGCCCTTCTGTCTGAAATCAGGAAATAA
- a CDS encoding methylated-DNA--[protein]-cysteine S-methyltransferase, giving the protein MDCIHHYESPLGGITLAGDENGLTGLWFDGQAHFAATLSADHQPKMLPVFTEAEQWLDRYFSGKIPDFTPALNLRGTPFRRLVWEFLLTIPYGRTVTYGEIASRLAARTGCPVSAQAVGGAVGHNPVSLIVPCHRVIGAGGSLTGYAGGLDRKTRLLRLEQQYSCGK; this is encoded by the coding sequence ATGGACTGCATACATCATTATGAATCCCCCTTGGGCGGCATCACCCTGGCCGGAGACGAAAACGGCCTGACCGGCCTGTGGTTTGACGGACAGGCTCATTTTGCCGCGACCCTTTCTGCGGATCATCAGCCCAAAATGCTGCCCGTTTTTACGGAAGCGGAACAATGGCTGGATCGTTATTTCAGCGGAAAGATTCCGGATTTCACGCCCGCACTGAATCTGCGGGGCACCCCTTTCCGCCGCCTTGTCTGGGAGTTCCTGCTCACCATTCCCTACGGCCGGACTGTCACTTACGGAGAAATCGCTTCCAGGCTTGCGGCACGGACAGGATGTCCTGTGTCTGCCCAGGCTGTGGGCGGTGCCGTCGGACACAACCCGGTTTCCCTGATCGTTCCCTGTCACCGGGTAATAGGAGCAGGCGGCAGCCTGACCGGATACGCCGGCGGACTCGACCGGAAAACCCGGCTGCTGCGGCTGGAGCAGCAATACTCCTGCGGCAAATAA
- a CDS encoding family 43 glycosylhydrolase: MQAFNPYLPGWEYIPDGEPHVFNGRVYVYGSHDRFNGHVFCLNDYVCWSAPVDNLADWRYEGVIYKKTDDPDNREGKACLYAPDVTQGPDGRYYLYYVLDKQSRVAVAVCDTPAGKYEFYGHVHDQEGGLLGNRPGDEPQFDPGVITEGSTTWLYTGFCSPMDASRHGPMCTKLAADMLTIEQEPVFIMPSRPYSAGSGYEGHEFFEASSIRKFGDLYYFVYSSIVMHELAYAVSRYPDHGFEYRGVIVSNNDIGISSYKPAGKPMYYGGNNHGGLVQMNGKTYIFYHRQTNGTTYSRQGMAEEVTLLPDGTIAQVEMTSCGLNGGPLEGRGTYPAYIACNLFTDKEAVYTGGYGGGVWSDGCFPRITQDGKDGDEEQAYIMNMLNSATCGFKYFDCKGIKSVTIEVRGYCSGAFEVKTSWDGPALATIPVEFTNVWTEYTADVAIPDGVHALYFTYTGPGSAALRSFTLQ, from the coding sequence ATGCAGGCTTTCAATCCCTATCTTCCCGGATGGGAATATATCCCCGACGGCGAACCCCACGTGTTCAACGGACGGGTTTATGTTTACGGTTCCCACGACCGGTTTAACGGTCACGTTTTCTGTCTGAATGACTACGTCTGCTGGTCCGCCCCGGTGGATAACCTGGCAGACTGGCGGTATGAAGGCGTCATCTATAAAAAGACGGATGACCCGGACAACCGGGAAGGCAAAGCCTGCCTTTACGCCCCGGATGTCACCCAGGGACCTGACGGCCGCTATTACCTCTATTATGTGCTGGATAAGCAGAGCCGTGTCGCCGTCGCAGTCTGCGACACGCCCGCCGGCAAGTATGAGTTCTACGGCCATGTTCATGATCAGGAAGGCGGCCTGCTGGGCAACCGGCCCGGGGATGAACCCCAGTTCGATCCCGGCGTTATTACAGAAGGCAGCACAACCTGGCTGTACACCGGTTTCTGTTCTCCCATGGATGCTTCACGCCACGGCCCAATGTGCACAAAGCTGGCGGCGGACATGCTGACCATTGAGCAGGAGCCCGTCTTCATTATGCCCAGCCGTCCTTACAGCGCCGGTTCCGGTTATGAAGGCCATGAGTTCTTCGAAGCCTCCTCCATCCGGAAATTCGGAGACCTGTATTACTTTGTCTATTCTTCCATCGTCATGCATGAACTGGCCTATGCTGTCAGCAGGTATCCGGATCATGGTTTTGAGTACAGGGGCGTCATCGTCAGCAACAACGATATCGGCATCAGCAGCTATAAACCCGCCGGTAAGCCTATGTACTACGGCGGCAACAATCACGGCGGTCTGGTGCAGATGAATGGAAAAACCTATATCTTCTATCACCGCCAGACCAACGGTACCACCTACAGCCGCCAGGGTATGGCAGAAGAAGTGACCCTCCTGCCGGACGGCACCATCGCCCAGGTGGAGATGACCTCCTGCGGCCTGAACGGCGGCCCGCTGGAAGGCCGGGGCACCTATCCGGCCTATATTGCCTGTAACCTGTTCACGGATAAGGAAGCTGTCTATACCGGCGGCTACGGCGGCGGAGTCTGGTCGGACGGCTGTTTCCCCCGCATCACCCAGGACGGCAAAGACGGCGACGAAGAACAGGCCTATATCATGAATATGCTTAACAGCGCCACCTGCGGCTTCAAATACTTTGACTGCAAGGGCATAAAGTCCGTCACTATCGAGGTCCGTGGCTACTGCTCCGGCGCCTTCGAAGTGAAGACCTCCTGGGACGGTCCCGCTCTGGCTACGATCCCGGTGGAATTTACCAACGTCTGGACCGAATACACCGCCGATGTCGCTATCCCCGACGGCGTCCACGCCCTTTACTTCACCTATACCGGTCCTGGTTCCGCAGCCCTTCGTAGTTTCACGCTTCAATAA
- the thiE gene encoding thiamine phosphate synthase: protein MKHFDTSLYFITDSTMYEEEEFLRRVEAALQGGVTIMQIREKNKSTRAYIDLAEKVHALTKRYGVPLIIDDRVDVALAVNAEGVHLGAEDMTVAAARKILGEDKIIGATAKTVSWALDEAAQGADYLGVGAIYPTTTKVKTVLTSTDTLREICGAVSIPVNAIGGLNRDNIDVLAGIPVAGICAVSAIMKAEDPKKAAEELKARAEALGLIRRKGETER from the coding sequence ATGAAGCATTTTGACACGAGCCTGTACTTTATTACGGACAGTACGATGTACGAAGAAGAGGAGTTTCTCCGCCGGGTGGAAGCGGCGCTGCAGGGCGGCGTGACGATCATGCAGATCCGGGAGAAGAACAAGAGCACCCGGGCGTACATCGACCTGGCGGAAAAGGTACACGCGCTGACAAAACGGTACGGGGTTCCGCTGATCATTGACGACCGGGTGGACGTGGCGCTGGCCGTGAACGCGGAAGGCGTGCACCTGGGCGCGGAGGACATGACGGTAGCCGCGGCAAGGAAGATCCTGGGCGAGGACAAAATCATCGGCGCGACGGCGAAGACCGTGTCCTGGGCGCTGGATGAAGCCGCACAGGGGGCGGACTACCTGGGAGTGGGAGCCATCTATCCCACCACAACAAAGGTGAAGACAGTGCTGACTTCCACGGATACCCTCCGGGAAATCTGCGGAGCCGTGTCCATCCCGGTGAATGCCATCGGCGGTCTGAACCGAGATAACATTGACGTGCTTGCCGGGATTCCGGTTGCCGGAATCTGCGCCGTGTCTGCCATCATGAAAGCGGAGGATCCGAAGAAGGCGGCGGAAGAGCTGAAGGCCAGGGCTGAAGCACTCGGCCTGATCCGCCGGAAGGGAGAAACGGAAAGATGA
- the thiW gene encoding energy coupling factor transporter S component ThiW: MRKSDVILKLVVLSLLIALGVVISPILRVEGMCPMAHLINIVCSVLMGPWYSLLCATVIGIIRMLTMGIPPLALTGAVFGAFLSGVFYRMSKGKILMAVIGEIIGTGIIGALASYPVMTLLWGKEGLSWLFYVPSFICGTLIGGSIAYVFLRKLASNGMLARMQRSVGSVGYHDQPSVVADSLTIAALGGILWVVIKVASTAFGLTAPAWNTAAIAAPAVAAATGLIYYFCKTKKVKEANAKAE; encoded by the coding sequence ATGAGAAAGTCTGACGTTATCCTGAAACTGGTTGTCCTGTCCCTGCTGATTGCACTGGGCGTGGTGATTTCGCCTATCCTCCGGGTGGAAGGCATGTGCCCCATGGCGCACCTGATCAATATAGTGTGCTCTGTACTGATGGGACCGTGGTATTCACTGCTGTGCGCGACGGTAATCGGCATTATCCGGATGCTGACGATGGGTATTCCGCCGCTGGCGCTGACGGGCGCGGTTTTCGGCGCCTTCCTGTCCGGGGTATTTTACAGGATGTCCAAAGGGAAGATCCTGATGGCGGTCATCGGTGAGATTATCGGAACAGGCATTATCGGCGCGCTGGCCTCCTATCCGGTGATGACCCTGCTGTGGGGAAAGGAAGGACTGAGCTGGCTGTTCTATGTTCCTTCCTTCATATGCGGCACGCTGATCGGCGGAAGCATCGCCTATGTATTCCTGCGCAAACTGGCGTCCAACGGGATGCTGGCGCGGATGCAGCGGTCTGTCGGTTCCGTGGGTTATCACGACCAGCCGAGCGTGGTGGCCGACTCGCTGACCATTGCGGCGCTGGGCGGTATCCTCTGGGTGGTGATCAAGGTGGCTTCCACCGCCTTCGGACTGACTGCTCCCGCATGGAACACGGCGGCCATTGCCGCACCGGCCGTCGCGGCGGCCACGGGACTGATCTACTATTTCTGCAAGACAAAGAAGGTAAAGGAAGCAAATGCGAAAGCTGAATGA
- a CDS encoding GNAT family N-acetyltransferase, producing MIIKETEYTMKNGRQVLIRSPREEDIQGILDYLYQTACETEFLLRYPEECSQYTPESEKVYLERINASETEAFLTALADGKVVGTAQIRWSTNLKLKHRASVGIALVKDYWNQGIGTVMMQEMIRIAEANPDILQVELDFIEGNARARALYEKMGFRITGIRPNAIRLKDGTLLNEYSMIREIRTRGERTERCPSGAFAKGESEVNESTETSNESAPRTRGDD from the coding sequence ATGATTATCAAAGAGACAGAATATACCATGAAGAACGGCAGGCAGGTGCTGATCCGCAGTCCGCGGGAGGAAGATATCCAGGGCATTCTGGATTACCTGTATCAGACCGCCTGTGAAACGGAGTTCCTCCTCCGCTATCCCGAGGAATGCAGTCAGTATACTCCGGAGTCTGAAAAAGTTTATCTGGAAAGGATCAATGCTTCTGAAACAGAAGCCTTCCTGACCGCCCTGGCGGACGGGAAAGTGGTTGGTACCGCCCAGATCCGCTGGTCCACAAACCTCAAGCTGAAGCACCGTGCCAGTGTCGGAATCGCGCTGGTGAAGGATTACTGGAACCAGGGAATCGGTACCGTCATGATGCAGGAGATGATCCGTATCGCGGAAGCCAATCCGGACATCCTGCAGGTTGAACTGGACTTTATCGAGGGAAACGCCCGTGCCCGGGCCCTGTATGAGAAGATGGGCTTCCGGATTACCGGCATCAGGCCCAATGCCATCCGCCTGAAGGACGGTACCCTGCTGAATGAATACTCCATGATCCGGGAGATCCGGACAAGGGGGGAACGAACCGAGAGGTGCCCCAGTGGGGCATTCGCCAAAGGCGAAAGCGAGGTGAATGAGTCAACCGAAACGAGCAACGAGTCCGCTCCAAGGACGAGAGGCGACGATTGA
- the thiM gene encoding hydroxyethylthiazole kinase, producing MRKLNEIRAAVRDRRPLIHCITNPISINQCANAVLAAGARPIMAEHPAEVKEITESADALVLNLGNITDVRMESMEIALRAAKEKGIPVVLDAVGTACSGLRREYAARLLATAKPAVLKGNYSEIYALYRTAYRASGVDADAALGEDEVKEAAGELAGKYGITVLASGKTDIVTDGTRFALIRNGTPQLAAVTGTGCMLGVLCGAYLPVCPGMEAAAAACAMLGCCGQIAETEKGSGTFLVNLLDALSTVTDEQLEELIELEETR from the coding sequence ATGCGAAAGCTGAATGAGATTCGCGCCGCGGTGAGGGACCGGCGTCCCCTGATCCACTGCATCACCAACCCGATCTCCATCAACCAGTGCGCCAACGCGGTGCTGGCGGCCGGTGCGCGTCCGATCATGGCGGAGCATCCGGCGGAAGTGAAAGAGATTACGGAGTCCGCGGACGCGCTGGTGCTGAACCTGGGCAACATCACCGACGTGAGGATGGAGTCCATGGAGATCGCCCTGCGGGCAGCGAAGGAGAAAGGCATTCCTGTGGTCCTGGACGCGGTGGGTACTGCCTGCTCCGGACTGCGGAGGGAATATGCCGCCCGGCTGCTGGCAACCGCCAAACCGGCGGTACTGAAGGGGAACTATTCGGAAATTTACGCGCTGTACCGAACGGCCTACCGTGCCTCTGGAGTGGACGCGGACGCGGCCCTGGGAGAGGACGAGGTCAAGGAAGCGGCGGGTGAGCTGGCAGGGAAGTACGGTATAACGGTGCTGGCCAGCGGGAAAACGGATATTGTGACAGACGGCACACGGTTTGCGCTGATCCGGAACGGTACGCCGCAGCTGGCCGCCGTAACAGGAACAGGCTGCATGCTGGGAGTGCTGTGCGGTGCCTATCTGCCGGTGTGCCCGGGAATGGAGGCAGCCGCGGCTGCCTGCGCCATGCTGGGATGCTGCGGGCAGATTGCCGAAACCGAAAAAGGCAGCGGCACCTTCCTGGTGAACCTGCTGGACGCCCTGAGCACGGTAACGGATGAGCAGCTGGAAGAACTCATTGAGCTGGAGGAGACAAGATGA
- a CDS encoding GNAT family N-acetyltransferase: MYTIKKLDIESLDAILALEKLCFPVPDRWKEEDWRRLLERDRDTYYAMMDGDRLIGNVFICNWLGEHDYVKIMNVSVHPDYRNQGIACRLLNRVTEDMTQLGMYRFCGETRSTNTAMQKAFEACGYKLDRIEEHYFQDPDESAWKYVLSIQPPAGN; encoded by the coding sequence ATGTATACAATTAAAAAGCTGGACATTGAAAGCCTTGATGCCATTCTTGCCCTGGAAAAGTTGTGTTTTCCTGTACCGGATCGCTGGAAGGAAGAGGACTGGCGCAGGCTGCTGGAAAGAGATCGGGATACCTATTACGCAATGATGGACGGCGACAGGCTGATCGGCAATGTATTCATCTGCAACTGGCTGGGTGAGCACGACTATGTCAAGATCATGAATGTTTCCGTTCATCCGGATTATCGGAACCAGGGCATCGCCTGCCGGCTCCTGAACCGGGTAACCGAGGATATGACACAGCTCGGTATGTACCGTTTCTGCGGTGAAACCAGATCAACCAACACAGCTATGCAGAAGGCTTTTGAAGCCTGCGGCTATAAGCTGGACCGGATTGAGGAGCATTACTTCCAGGATCCTGATGAAAGCGCCTGGAAATATGTGCTGAGCATTCAGCCTCCGGCCGGAAACTGA
- the thiC gene encoding phosphomethylpyrimidine synthase ThiC, which produces MRDYTTQMDAARKGIITPEMKKVAAKEYRTEEEIRDLVAKGQVAICANRLHTCIEPNGVGSMLRTKINVNLGVSRDCKDYDIEMQKVMAAVDMGAEAIMDLSSHGNTQPFRRKLTAECPAMIGTVPVYDSVIHYQRDLATLTAKDFIDVVRLHAEDGVDFVTLHCGITRKTIEQIKKHKRKMNIVSRGGSLVFAWMSMTGEENPFYEYYDEILDICREYDVTISLGDACRPGCLADASDVCQIEELVRLGELTKRAWEKDVQVMVEGPGHMPMDQIEANMKLQQTICMGAPFYVLGPLVTDIAPGYDHITSAIGGAIAAASGAAFLCYVTPAEHLALPNVEDVKQGIIASRIAAHAADIAKKIPHARDIDDRMAEARRTFEWDKQWECSIDPATAKAIRDSRAPEHDDTCSMCGKFCAVRSMNKALNGEYIDIL; this is translated from the coding sequence ATGAGAGACTACACGACCCAGATGGATGCCGCAAGGAAGGGAATCATCACCCCGGAAATGAAGAAGGTTGCCGCCAAGGAATACAGGACGGAGGAGGAAATCCGGGACCTGGTGGCCAAAGGCCAAGTTGCCATCTGCGCTAACAGGCTGCATACCTGTATTGAACCCAACGGCGTCGGTTCCATGCTCCGGACAAAGATCAACGTCAACCTGGGCGTATCCCGGGACTGCAAGGACTATGACATTGAAATGCAGAAGGTGATGGCGGCAGTCGATATGGGCGCGGAAGCCATTATGGACCTTTCCAGCCACGGCAATACACAGCCTTTCCGCCGGAAGCTGACCGCGGAATGCCCTGCCATGATCGGTACCGTGCCGGTGTATGACAGCGTGATCCACTACCAGCGGGATCTGGCTACCCTGACCGCGAAGGACTTCATTGACGTGGTCCGCCTGCACGCGGAGGATGGCGTGGACTTTGTGACCCTGCACTGCGGGATTACCCGGAAGACCATTGAGCAGATCAAAAAGCACAAACGGAAGATGAATATCGTTTCCCGCGGCGGTTCCCTGGTGTTTGCCTGGATGAGCATGACAGGGGAGGAAAACCCCTTCTATGAATACTATGACGAGATCCTGGACATCTGCCGGGAATATGACGTGACCATTTCCCTGGGCGACGCCTGCCGGCCCGGCTGCCTGGCGGACGCCAGCGACGTATGCCAGATTGAGGAACTGGTGCGCCTGGGCGAGCTGACCAAGCGGGCCTGGGAGAAGGACGTGCAGGTCATGGTGGAAGGTCCCGGCCATATGCCGATGGACCAGATTGAAGCAAACATGAAGCTGCAGCAGACCATCTGCATGGGCGCACCGTTCTATGTGCTCGGGCCGCTGGTGACGGATATCGCTCCCGGATATGATCACATTACTTCCGCGATCGGCGGCGCAATCGCGGCGGCTTCCGGCGCGGCATTCCTGTGCTACGTTACCCCGGCGGAACACCTGGCGCTTCCGAATGTGGAGGACGTGAAACAGGGCATCATCGCTTCCCGGATCGCGGCGCATGCGGCGGACATCGCAAAGAAGATTCCGCATGCAAGGGATATTGATGACCGGATGGCGGAGGCCCGGAGAACGTTTGAGTGGGACAAGCAGTGGGAATGCTCCATTGATCCCGCCACTGCCAAAGCGATCCGTGACAGCCGTGCCCCGGAACATGACGACACCTGCTCCATGTGCGGCAAGTTCTGCGCGGTGAGGAGCATGAACAAGGCCCTGAACGGCGAGTATATCGATATTCTGTAA
- the thiD gene encoding bifunctional hydroxymethylpyrimidine kinase/phosphomethylpyrimidine kinase: MKTVLTIAGSDSSGGAGIQADLKTMTMNGVYAMSAITALTAQNTTGVRAVEEASPEFLGQQIDAVFEDIYPDAVKIGMVASCELIRVIAEKLRYYRARNVVLDPVMVATSGSALLRNDAVQTLMTELLPLAALVTPNIPEAEILSGMHIETAEDMVKAAEQISSAYHCAVLLKGGHSVNDANDLLCADGKITWFEGKRIDNPNTHGTGCTLSSAIASNLAKGFTLAESVRRAKEYISGALAAMLDLGKGAGPMMHNFDLKSRFAEEAN, from the coding sequence ATGAAGACAGTACTGACCATTGCGGGAAGCGACAGCAGCGGAGGCGCCGGGATCCAGGCGGACCTGAAGACGATGACGATGAACGGCGTCTATGCCATGAGTGCCATTACGGCGCTGACGGCGCAGAATACTACAGGCGTGCGGGCGGTTGAGGAAGCTTCGCCGGAATTCCTGGGACAGCAGATTGACGCTGTGTTTGAGGACATTTATCCGGACGCAGTGAAGATCGGTATGGTGGCTTCCTGCGAGCTGATCCGGGTGATCGCGGAAAAGCTGCGGTATTACCGGGCGCGGAATGTGGTGCTGGATCCCGTGATGGTGGCGACCTCGGGTTCTGCCCTGCTCCGGAACGACGCCGTGCAGACGCTGATGACAGAGCTGCTGCCACTGGCCGCGCTGGTGACGCCCAATATTCCCGAGGCGGAGATTCTGTCCGGTATGCATATTGAAACCGCGGAGGACATGGTGAAAGCGGCGGAGCAGATCAGCAGCGCATATCACTGTGCCGTGCTGCTGAAGGGCGGACACAGCGTGAACGACGCCAACGACCTGCTCTGCGCGGACGGGAAGATCACCTGGTTTGAGGGAAAGCGGATTGACAATCCCAATACCCACGGCACCGGGTGTACGCTGTCCAGCGCCATTGCCTCCAATCTCGCGAAGGGGTTCACCCTGGCGGAATCTGTGCGGCGGGCAAAGGAATACATCTCCGGTGCGCTGGCAGCAATGCTGGACCTGGGGAAAGGCGCCGGACCGATGATGCACAATTTTGACCTGAAATCCCGTTTTGCCGAAGAAGCAAATTAA
- a CDS encoding GNAT family N-acetyltransferase has protein sequence MYTIKRLGIESLDSILSLEESCFPAPDRWKLADWKELLEDERAVYYAMADGDKLIGNVFIYNWKGEYDYVKIMNVSVHPDYRNQGVASRLLNRVTEDMKNDGMYLFRGETRSTNTAMQKAFESCGYKLDRVEEGYFHDPEEPAWKYLLSL, from the coding sequence ATGTACACAATTAAACGTCTTGGCATTGAAAGCCTTGATTCCATCCTTTCCCTTGAGGAAAGCTGTTTCCCTGCCCCGGACCGGTGGAAGCTGGCGGACTGGAAGGAACTGCTGGAAGACGAGAGAGCCGTCTATTACGCCATGGCCGACGGGGATAAACTGATCGGCAATGTCTTCATCTATAACTGGAAGGGTGAATATGATTACGTCAAAATCATGAACGTCTCTGTTCATCCGGACTACCGGAACCAGGGCGTCGCTTCCCGGTTGCTGAACCGGGTCACTGAGGATATGAAAAACGACGGCATGTACCTCTTCCGCGGAGAAACCCGTTCCACTAACACTGCCATGCAGAAGGCCTTTGAGTCCTGCGGCTATAAGCTGGACCGGGTGGAGGAAGGATATTTCCACGATCCGGAGGAACCCGCCTGGAAATACCTTCTGAGCCTTTGA
- a CDS encoding GNAT family N-acetyltransferase: MLNVRRAESRDIPAILDLLVQVDMVHHNGRPDLFKGPATKYNAAELEKILADEETPVFVCSDEDDRVLGHGFCIMQHSGGQLLVEHTTVYIDDICVNESARGRGVGRALYDHILAFSREKGAYNVTLNVWSCNPGAMAFYEKLGLVPYKVGMEKIL, translated from the coding sequence ATGCTGAACGTCCGACGCGCTGAATCGCGGGATATCCCCGCCATCCTGGATCTGCTGGTCCAGGTGGATATGGTGCATCACAACGGTCGGCCGGATCTGTTCAAAGGCCCGGCAACCAAATACAATGCCGCTGAGCTGGAAAAGATCCTGGCGGATGAAGAAACGCCGGTTTTCGTCTGCTCAGATGAAGATGACCGGGTATTGGGGCATGGGTTCTGCATCATGCAGCATTCCGGCGGCCAGCTGCTGGTGGAGCATACCACCGTCTATATTGATGACATCTGCGTGAACGAGTCTGCCCGCGGCCGGGGTGTCGGCCGGGCGCTGTATGATCATATTCTTGCCTTTTCCCGGGAAAAAGGCGCCTATAACGTAACCCTGAACGTCTGGAGCTGCAATCCCGGTGCCATGGCGTTCTATGAAAAGCTGGGGCTTGTTCCCTATAAAGTCGGGATGGAAAAGATCCTGTAA